The following are encoded together in the Zingiber officinale cultivar Zhangliang chromosome 8A, Zo_v1.1, whole genome shotgun sequence genome:
- the LOC122012483 gene encoding two-component response regulator-like PRR95, which yields MGRGEDRRKEAEEAVVESGDGEEEEERMEEKGEELRWVKLLPRMPVRVLLVEGDDSTRQIIAALLRKCSYRVVAASDGLKAWNTLKEKPESIDLVLTEVDLPSISGFGLLTLMMDHDPCKKIPVIMMSSHDSMSIVFKCMLKGAADFLIKPIRKNELRNLWQHVWRRQTVSGSGELHEIQDNCEVKHNLKSHSGKRENSPQCVTIMQANKECSEQGSDAHSSCTRYDMEAQSTHRKQELPIASGASMDQNGQNIQMKNVFNHEIAAKVDNETYGQKFHQERTSKDVELVQDSNWKSTFMPHLELSLKRYEGPFSEKQECDKSSAWNHSSLSAFSLYNSKTVAPTLLQQNNGLNSIDPPNHQGHKINVEDINSLSGGSTVQDGRVVQCTPVRVVPFSLPIADGSLSSGYSKAFYPQAGQPFWNPSTASIWQEAAKQTHSSHQPDQENLDSIQADLDVADGRSSSYSSAGKNGEIMALDEHRHVTSANGESAASSICNTSRNHLNGSECGSGLSGTNVFWRMTVSGNDEDKLAYDGTKPADCHLLTQREMALNKFRLKRKERCFEKKVRYQSRKLLAEQRPRVKGQFVRQEKLNTQPRLAGACDSAAAG from the exons ATGGGGAGAGGAGAAGATAGACGGAAAGAGGCGGAAGAGGCGGTTGTAGAAAGTGGAGatggggaggaagaagaggaaaggatGGAGGAGAAAGGGGAGGAACTGAGATGGGTAAAGCTCTTGCCGAGGATGCCGGTGAGGGTGCTGCTCGTGGAAGGCGACGATTCCACTCGGCAAATCATTGCGGCGCTCCTCAGGAAGTGCAGCTACAGAG TTGTTGCTGCATCAGATGGCTTAAAGGCATGGAACACCTTGAAGGAGAAACCAGAGAGTATTGACCTTGTTCTGACTGAAGTTGACTTACCATCAATCTCAGGTTTTGGTCTTCTCACCTTGATGATGGACCATGATCCATGCAAGAAGATTCCTGTCATAA TGATGTCTTCACATGATTCTATGAGCATTGTTTTCAAATGCATGTTAAAAGGTGCAGCAGATTTTCTCATTAAGCCAATTCGGAAGAACGAACTTAGGAATTTATGGCAGCATGTTTGGAGACGACAAACT GTAAGTGGATCTGGGGAATTACATGAAATTCAGGACAATTGTGAGGTAAAGCATAATCTGAAATCTCATTCTGGTAAAAGAGAAAATTCACCTCAGTGCGTGACTATTATGCAAGCGAATAAAGAATGCAGTGAACAAGGGAGTGATGCTCAT AGTTCTTGTACAAGGTATGACATGGAAGCTCAAAGTACGCACAGAAAACAGGAGCTCCCAATAGCATCTGGTGCATCCATGGATCAGAATGGACAGAATATTCAAATGAAAAACGTATTCAATCATGAAATTGCAGCCAAAG TGGACAATGAAACTTATGGCCAGAAATTTCATCAAGAAAGAACTTCCAAGGACGTTGAGTTGGTTCAAGATTCTAATTGGAAGTCGACTTTTATGCCTCACCTGGAGCTCTCTTTAAAGCGATATGAGGGACCCTTCTCTGAGAAGCAAGAATGTGACAAATCCAGTGCATGGAACCATTCGAGTTTGTCTGCCTTCTCACT GTACAATAGTAAAACAGTCGCACCTACTTTGTTGCAGCAGAACAATGGACTTAATTCTATTGATCCTCCAAATCATCAGGGACACAAAATCAATGTGGAAGATATTAATTCTCTCTCTGGCGGATCTACAGTTCAAGATGGAAGGGTAGTTCAATGCACCCCCGTTCGAGTTGTCCCATTTTCACTTCCAATTGCAGATGGGTCTTTGAGTTCTGGATATAGCAAAGCGTTCTATCCGCAGGCAGGTCAACCTTTTTGGAATCCCAGTACAGCATCTATATGGCAGGAAGCAGCCAAACAAACTCACTCTTCACACCAACCTGACCAAGAAAATCTTGACTCTATCCAAGCTGACCTCGATGTGGCTGATGGTAGAAGTTCATCTTACAGTTCGGCAGGAAAGAACGGTGAAATTATGGCGCTCGATGAACATAGGCATGTTACATCAGCAAATGGAGAGAGTGCAGCTAGTAGCATATGCAATACTAGCAGGAATCATCTCAATGGCAGCGAATGCGGGAGTGGTCTCAGTGGAACAAATGTCTTCTGGCGGATGACGGTGAGTGGAAATGATGAGGACAAACTTGCCTATGATGGAACAAAGCCAGCAGATTGCCATCTCTTAACCCAGAGAGAAATGGCCTTGAACAAATTTCGattgaagagaaaagaaagatgCTTTGAGAAGAAG GTTCGCTATCAGAGCAGAAAATTACTCGCAGAACAGCGTCCTCGAGTGAAGGGCCAGTTTGTTCGACAAGAGAAGCTCAACACTCAACCAAGATTAGCCGGTGCGTGTGATTCGGCTGCTGCTGGATAG
- the LOC122012484 gene encoding germin-like protein 5-1: MPSASPIVHVKVSYPELSSRARRMMTKSTRFLVVVVLFFVGAPPRCLAGDPDPLQDICVADPNAGVEVNGFACKAAADVTAADFFFAGLAKPGATNNTMGSLVTGANVEKIPGLNTLGVSLSRIDYAPGGLNPPHTHPRATEIVFVLYGALDVGFITTANKLVAKTISQGEVFVFPRGLVHFQKNNGKMPAAVIAGFNSQLPGTQSIAATLFAANPTVPDDVLAKAFQIGTKDVEKIKRRLAPKK; the protein is encoded by the exons ATGCCATCAGCGAGTCCAATTGTCCATGTCAAGGTCTCGTATCCAGAATTATCAAGCAGAGCAAGAAGAATGATGACAAAGTCGACTAGATTCTTAGTTGTCGTCGTCCTCTTCTTCGTCGGCGCTCCTCCTCGCTGCCTCGCCGGGGATCCTGACCCGCTTCAAGATATTTGCGTCGCCGATCCCAACGCTG GTGTGGAGGTCAATGGGTTCGCGTGCAAGGCGGCGGCGGATGTGACGGCGGCGGACTTCTTCTTCGCGGGGCTGGCGAAGCCGGGCGCCACCAACAACACCATGGGGTCGCTGGTGACGGGCGCTAACGTGGAGAAGATTCCCGGGCTCAACACGCTCGGGGTGTCCCTGTCGCGCATCGATTACGCGCCGGGAGGGCTCAACCCGCCGCACACCCACCCACGCGCCACCGAGATCGTCTTCGTCCTCTACGGCGCTCTCGATGTCGGATTCATCACCACCGCCAACAAGCTGGTGGCGAAGACCATCAGCCAGGGTGAGGTGTTCGTCTTCCCGCGGGGGCTGGTCCACTTCCAGAAGAACAACGGGAAGATGCCGGCCGCCGTCATCGCCGGCTTCAACAGCCAGCTCCCTGGGACGCAGTCGATCGCCGCCACGCTCTTCGCGGCCAACCCCACCGTGCCGGACGACGTGCTCGCGAAAGCCTTCCAGATCGGGACCAAGGACGTGGAAAAGATCAAGAGACGGCTCGCGCCCAAAAAAtaa